The Drosophila nasuta strain 15112-1781.00 chromosome 2L, ASM2355853v1, whole genome shotgun sequence genome window below encodes:
- the LOC132786548 gene encoding odorant receptor 42b-like has translation MLYKLFPRMRVWTLKERQLSSRDALVYLDRGMCVVGWMPPKNKCWRRVYALWSALTTVMVMILLVLSLFISYIKDLRSFTAGQFLTSLSVALNCLGLSIKASYTFAGMKRFQHAKKLLDRMDERCRSAEQREQLNQNVARCNRIYMCYQVMYCFYAASTFLAAACSGQLPWKLYNPLIDWKASDFNFWLAAFVEYVWMSGAVMQDQIADLYPIIYFLTLRTHLLMLKQRLERLRTDPRMNEDENYAELIKCIIDHRLIIEFCNTLKPVVSGTICVQFLLCGVVIGLSMINIIYFSNFWTGLGIAFFICDLLMETFPFCYICNMIITDCEQLTNCLFHSNWQSADRRYRTTFLYFLQNIQQPIVMTAGGVFVISLGTNITVAKLAFSVVTCARQLNIAEKFS, from the exons ATGCTCTATAAATTGTTTCCTCGCATGCGAGTTTGGACACTCAAGGAGCGCCAATTGTCTTCCCGGGATGCACTCGTTTATCTGGATCGCGGCATGTGTGTGGTTGGTTGGATGCCGCCAAAAAATAAGTGTTGGCGTCGCGTATACGCACTGTGGTCAGCACTTACTACTGTGATGGTAATGATATTGCTGGTCTTGTCGCTGTTCATCAGCTACATCAAGGATCTGCGTAGCTTCACAGCCGGACAGTTTCTCACTTCCTTGTCGGTGGCTCTCAATTGCCTTGGATTGAGCATCAAGGCGAGTTACACATTTGCTGGCATGAAACGCTTTCAACATGCCAAAAAGCTTTTGGATCGCATGGACGAACGTTGTCGTAGTGCAGAACAGCGTGAGCAGTTGAATCAGAATGTGGCACGTTGCAATCGCATCTATATGTGCTATCAAGTCATGTATTGCTTCTATGCGGCATCCACATTTCTGGCTGCCGCCTGCTCGGGTCAATTACCATGGAAACTCTACAATCCGCTCATCGATTGGAAAGCGAGTGATTTTAACTTTTGGCTGGCTGCATTCGTCGAATATGTTTGGATGTCTGGCGCTGTGATGCAAGATCAAATTGCCGATCTGTATCCCATCATTTACTTCCTTACACTTCGCACTCATCTCTTAATGTTGAAACAGCGCTTGGAACGTTTGCGCACGGATCCCAGGATGAACGAAGATGAGAATTATGCGGAGCTCATCAAGTGTATTATTGATCATCGTTTGATCATTGA ATTTTGCAACACCCTAAAGCCTGTCGTCTCTGGCACCATTTGTGTGCAATTTCTTTTATGCGGCGTTGTCATTGGTCTCTCCATGATCAacataatttacttttcaaaCTTCTGGACTGGCCTCGGCATTGCCTTCTTCATTTGTGATCTGCTGATGGAAACTTTTCCCTTTTGCTACATTTGCAATATGATTATCACGGACTGCGAGCAGCTCACAAATTGTCTTTTTCATTCCAATTGGCAATCAGCGGATCGTCGCTATAGGACAACATTTCTCTACTTTCTGCAAAATATTCAGCAACCCATTGTTATGACAGCGGGCGGCGTCTTTGTCATATCACTGGGCACAAATATTACT GTCGCCAAATTGGCATTTTCTGTGGTCACCTGCGCTAGGCAATTGAACATTGCCGAGAAGTTTAGCtaa
- the LOC132796204 gene encoding uncharacterized protein LOC132796204, with protein sequence MAEELFPGLERPLPQLPSLTYTLFAYREELRRRDAPFMKMSTIKLHLTDNLILQTIKNIRQLDTMEIMNLNREIVFKRKLTKQMRKVRKLEKLGLNVDPRQLTTQQWH encoded by the coding sequence ATGGCTGAAGAACTGTTTCCGGGTCTCGAGCGTCCTTTGCCGCAGCTTCCTTCCTTGACCTACACGCTGTTTGCCTATCGCGAGGAGCTGCGACGCCGTGACGCTCCCTTCATGAAGATGTCCACGATTAAGCTGCACTTGACCGACAATCTGATACTGCAAACGATCAAGAACATTCGTCAATTGGATACCATGGAGATCATGAATTTGAACCGCGAGATTGTCTTCAAGCGCAAGTTGACCAAGCAGATGCGTAAGGTGCGTAAACTGGAGAAACTTGGACTCAATGTCGATCCTCGCCAACTCACCACACAACAGTGGCACTAA